Proteins from one Suncus etruscus isolate mSunEtr1 chromosome 3, mSunEtr1.pri.cur, whole genome shotgun sequence genomic window:
- the GPX2 gene encoding glutathione peroxidase 2, translating into MAYIAKSFYDLSAISLDGEKIDFNTFRGRAVLIENVASLUGTTIRDYTQLNELQCRFPRRLVVLGFPCNQFGHQENCQNEEILNSLKYVRPGNGFQPTFNLVQKCEVNGQNEHPVFAYLKDKLPYPYDDPFSLMTDPKHIIWSPVRRSDVAWNFEKFLIGPEGEPFRRYSRTFQTIDIEPDIKRLLKVAI; encoded by the exons ATGGCTTACATTGCCAAGTCCTTTTACGACCTCAGTGCCATCAGCCTGGATGGGGAGAAGATAGATTTCAATACCTTTCGAGGCAGGGCCGTGCTCATAGAAAATGTGGCCTCCCTCTGAGGCACGACCATCCGGGACTACACCCAACTTAATGAGCTGCAATGCCGCTTTCCCCGTCGCCTTGTAGTTCTCGGCTTCCCTTGCAACCAGTTTGGACATCAG GAGAACTGTCAAAACGAGGAGATCCTGAACAGCCTCAAGTACGTCCGTCCCGGAAATGGATTCCAGCCTACCTTTAACCTTGTCCAGAAGTGTGAGGTGAACGGTCAGAATGAACATCCTGTCTTCGCCTACCTGAAGGACAAGCTCCCCTACCCTTACGATGACCCCTTTTCCCTCATGACGGATCCTAAGCATATCATTTGGAGTCCCGTGAGGCGCTCGGATGTGGCCTGGAACTTTGAAAAGTTCCTCATTGGGCCTGAAGGGGAACCCTTCCGGCGCTACAGCAGAACCTTCCAGACCATTGACATAGAGCCTGACATCAAGCGCCTCCTCAAAGTTGCCATATAG
- the RAB15 gene encoding ras-related protein Rab-15 isoform X2: protein MASKCAYRFGEWEEEAQGCPLAANARDTAGQERYQTITKQYYRRAQGIFLVYDISSERSYQHIMKWVSDVDEYAPEGVQKILIGNKADEEQKRQVGREQGQQLAKEYGMDFYETSACTNQNIKESFTRLTELVLQAHRKELEGVRTRASNELALAELEEEEGKPEGPANSSKTCWC, encoded by the exons ATGGCATCAAAGTGCGCATACAGATTTGGTGAGTGGGAAGAAGAGGCCCAGGGCTGCCCCCTAGCTGCCAATGCCAG GGACACGGCGGGCCAGGAGCGCTATCAGACCATCACAAAGCAGTACTATCGTCGGGCCCAG GGAATATTTTTAGTCTACGACATCAGCAGCGAGCGCTCTTACCAGCACATCATGAAGTGGGTCAGTGATGTGGATGAG TATGCACCCGAAGGTGTCCAGAAGATCCTTATAGGGAACAAGGCTGACGAAGAGCAGAAACGGCAGGTGGGGAGAGAGCAGGGTCAGCAG CTGGCGAAGGAGTACGGCATGGACTTTTATGAAACAAGTGCCTGCACCAACCAAAACATCAAAGAG TCTTTCACGCGGCTAACGGAGCTGGTACTGCAGGCCCATCGCAAGGAGCTGGAGGGGGTCCGGACACGGGCCAGCAATGAGCTGGCGTTGGCGGAGCTCGAGGAGGAGGAGGGCAAACCTGAGGGCCCAGCGAACTCTTCTAAAACCTGCTGGTGCTGA